The Hyphomicrobium sp. MC1 genome window below encodes:
- a CDS encoding thermostable hemolysin, with protein sequence MQIIVVTQSHARRSEVEHFIADVYRSHYGASVPEFPPTLLALLGRDGNWLCASGLRFAECDFFSECYLDEPIEILLARASGAAVDRESIFEVSGLASRAPARAAQFLHYIVSYGDTAGFDWAFFTATKRLRSLLSALGLPHIVLGDAYKQRAQNPQVWGSYYDGAPLVCAVSRSAAQIYLNKQTSTVVHA encoded by the coding sequence GTGCAGATCATTGTCGTGACGCAGAGCCATGCTCGTCGGTCCGAGGTTGAGCACTTCATTGCTGATGTTTATCGTAGTCATTACGGGGCGTCCGTTCCAGAATTTCCACCTACACTCCTTGCTTTGCTCGGGCGCGATGGTAATTGGCTGTGCGCTTCGGGACTGCGCTTTGCCGAGTGCGATTTTTTTTCCGAGTGCTATCTTGATGAACCGATCGAGATACTTCTCGCACGAGCTTCTGGGGCAGCTGTAGATCGCGAAAGCATCTTCGAGGTTTCTGGCCTCGCCAGCCGTGCACCGGCGCGGGCCGCACAATTTCTTCACTACATCGTTTCGTATGGTGACACCGCTGGCTTCGACTGGGCCTTCTTCACCGCCACCAAGCGCCTACGCAGTCTCCTCAGCGCTCTCGGCCTACCGCACATCGTCTTGGGAGATGCTTACAAGCAGCGCGCCCAAAATCCCCAAGTGTGGGGATCCTATTACGACGGCGCGCCGCTCGTTTGTGCTGTCAGCCGCTCTGCGGCGCAAATCTATCTCAACAAGCAGACGAGCACGGTGGTCCATGCTTGA
- a CDS encoding AMP-binding protein, with product MLDIISALRRNAIDQDASPAFSDDSGSLTHADLSARVAECAANLESLPQHLGLLGENSNDAVVAQLAGWVAGKIIVPIPAFFSSEQQKHILADCRISHVIATPTAVDAARQLGVEVVPVTNGRRGSPPELRHGGGQIIYTSGSTGRPKGVRLALSQIERSAAMLAQATCATQDDLYLSVLPLPLLLETICAICVPLFAKARTRFDRAMTASVARGQPQGLSATFAKHDPTTSVLVPELLATWVAELDASGKRAPTSLRFVAIGGAPVATAMADKAWSKGIPAHEGYGLSECCSVVAVNRPGMRRPGTVGQPLPGLNIGIEDGEIVVDGPTIMQGYQNGCDAAHPWRTGDLGMLDADGYLRILGRKDNLIVNSFGRNVSPEWIEALITTDERIAACAVLGHGEPYLSALIVPSSRGADWFATASKEEVLLALSNICRDAPVYAIPRDLVLLARNDAVRRNLLTPNGRFRRALLPDAYAEIKAAAERHPVTQEEEMSA from the coding sequence ATGCTTGATATCATCTCCGCACTGCGCCGCAACGCTATCGACCAAGATGCCTCTCCGGCTTTTTCCGATGACTCTGGCTCGCTAACGCACGCTGATCTTTCAGCCCGTGTCGCTGAATGCGCGGCCAATCTGGAGTCGTTGCCCCAACACCTGGGACTTTTGGGAGAAAACTCAAACGACGCGGTCGTCGCGCAACTCGCAGGTTGGGTCGCAGGCAAAATAATCGTCCCAATTCCTGCATTCTTCAGCTCTGAACAGCAGAAGCACATTCTTGCCGACTGCAGAATTTCGCACGTCATCGCGACTCCGACCGCGGTCGATGCGGCGCGCCAGCTCGGTGTCGAGGTTGTGCCGGTGACGAACGGGCGCCGGGGCTCTCCGCCCGAGCTTCGCCATGGTGGCGGACAAATCATCTACACATCAGGAAGCACTGGGCGCCCAAAGGGCGTGCGGCTTGCCTTGTCCCAGATCGAGCGCTCGGCAGCCATGTTGGCGCAGGCGACATGCGCCACGCAAGACGACTTGTATCTTTCTGTGCTGCCGCTTCCCCTGCTGCTCGAGACGATATGCGCGATCTGCGTGCCGTTGTTCGCCAAGGCACGCACGCGCTTCGATCGGGCCATGACCGCCTCGGTGGCACGAGGCCAGCCGCAAGGACTGAGCGCAACCTTTGCCAAGCATGATCCGACAACTTCCGTCCTCGTACCCGAGCTTCTCGCCACATGGGTGGCGGAGCTCGATGCAAGCGGCAAAAGGGCACCGACTAGTCTGCGTTTTGTTGCTATCGGCGGTGCCCCTGTTGCGACAGCCATGGCCGATAAGGCCTGGAGCAAAGGCATCCCCGCGCATGAAGGCTACGGTCTTTCCGAATGCTGTTCCGTCGTCGCAGTCAACCGCCCCGGCATGCGCAGACCCGGAACGGTGGGACAGCCGCTGCCAGGTTTGAACATCGGCATCGAAGACGGCGAGATCGTCGTCGACGGGCCGACGATCATGCAGGGTTATCAGAATGGCTGCGATGCGGCCCATCCTTGGCGGACCGGTGATCTGGGTATGCTCGACGCCGATGGCTATCTCCGGATCCTCGGCCGCAAGGATAACCTTATCGTCAATTCGTTCGGCCGCAATGTGAGCCCCGAATGGATCGAGGCACTGATAACGACGGACGAGCGAATTGCCGCGTGCGCCGTGCTGGGTCACGGCGAGCCATATTTGAGCGCACTCATAGTTCCGAGTTCTCGAGGTGCAGATTGGTTCGCCACTGCCAGCAAAGAAGAAGTGCTGTTGGCGCTCTCCAATATCTGCCGCGACGCCCCTGTGTACGCGATACCGCGCGATTTGGTCCTGCTCGCTCGCAACGATGCAGTTCGGCGCAACCTTCTCACGCCCAACGGCCGATTCCGTCGCGCGTTACTGCCTGACGCCTACGCCGAGATCAAAGCCGCCGCCGAGCGGCATCCTGTTACGCAAGAAGAGGAGATGAGCGCATGA
- a CDS encoding TenA family transcriptional regulator: MSFYDALQAETATDRQAFLSIPLIQTAMQKGASRELYVDFLTQAYHHVKHTFPLLAFASARTHDETYQDALVEYMEEERGHEKWILDDIRAFGSDIEAVRCGVPGQACQIMVGYTYYAIEWISPYAMLGSVHVLEGMSTMLADKAADAIQRSLAPPDKSGFSYLRSHGALDIQHVAFFKSLVDGISAEARPVIISTSKIIYRLYGDIFRELSLRHPGLRDAA, translated from the coding sequence ATGAGCTTTTACGACGCGTTGCAAGCCGAGACAGCAACTGACCGTCAGGCCTTCCTGTCCATACCGCTCATTCAGACGGCCATGCAGAAAGGAGCGTCCCGCGAACTTTACGTCGACTTTCTCACGCAGGCCTATCACCACGTGAAGCACACCTTTCCACTGTTGGCGTTCGCTTCTGCACGCACGCACGATGAGACCTACCAGGATGCACTCGTCGAATACATGGAGGAAGAGCGCGGGCATGAGAAGTGGATACTCGATGATATTCGCGCATTCGGTAGCGATATCGAAGCGGTGAGATGTGGCGTGCCGGGACAGGCATGCCAGATCATGGTCGGCTATACCTACTATGCGATCGAGTGGATCAGCCCCTATGCAATGCTCGGCAGCGTGCATGTGCTGGAGGGAATGTCGACGATGCTGGCCGACAAAGCCGCTGACGCCATTCAGCGCTCACTTGCTCCTCCGGACAAGTCAGGCTTCTCCTACCTTCGCTCGCACGGTGCGCTTGATATTCAGCACGTCGCCTTTTTCAAAAGCCTTGTCGACGGGATTTCAGCTGAGGCGCGTCCCGTCATCATCTCGACATCGAAGATTATTTATAGGCTCTACGGCGACATCTTCCGTGAGCTATCTCTGCGCCATCCGGGCCTCCGCGATGCAGCTTAA
- a CDS encoding SDR family oxidoreductase encodes MSYLCAIRASAMQLKGKLAVITGAGSGIGRQLAVEAARRGLTVALIGRRADALHGTLEMMDQQRNHVALPGDITDPEIRIALKNYIAHWWGRLDVLVNNAGVLAVGPLASTSDAELERLMKTNVIAPAALIRELLPLLHRGAPSRVVNIGSMFGDIAYPLFGAYSASKFGLRGLSIALRREFKEFGVGITYAAPRATKTDASSNFARLIDPLRMRVDDPAKVARDIWAAVARDADSVYAKGPERLFVLVQRLFPQLVDRSLEAQMADTRVRAFLMSQNASPTTLEVGLRSSGST; translated from the coding sequence GTGAGCTATCTCTGCGCCATCCGGGCCTCCGCGATGCAGCTTAAGGGTAAGCTAGCCGTCATAACTGGCGCGGGTTCGGGCATCGGCCGCCAGCTTGCTGTCGAAGCGGCTCGGCGAGGTCTGACGGTGGCATTAATCGGCCGCCGCGCCGACGCATTGCATGGAACGCTCGAGATGATGGACCAGCAACGCAATCACGTGGCGCTTCCCGGCGACATCACGGATCCGGAAATTCGCATCGCCTTGAAAAACTACATCGCGCACTGGTGGGGGCGGCTCGACGTTCTTGTCAACAACGCTGGTGTGCTAGCCGTCGGGCCGCTCGCGAGTACCAGCGACGCCGAACTGGAGCGTCTGATGAAGACAAATGTAATCGCGCCAGCAGCTCTAATTCGTGAGCTGCTGCCGTTGCTTCATCGTGGAGCTCCCTCGCGAGTTGTCAACATCGGGTCCATGTTCGGTGACATTGCCTACCCACTGTTTGGAGCCTACTCGGCGTCTAAATTCGGCCTTCGCGGGCTTTCGATTGCACTGCGGCGCGAGTTCAAGGAGTTCGGCGTCGGCATTACTTATGCGGCGCCGCGCGCAACAAAAACGGATGCATCTAGCAACTTCGCACGTCTCATCGATCCGCTGCGGATGCGCGTCGATGATCCTGCGAAGGTCGCGCGCGATATCTGGGCGGCCGTCGCACGTGATGCGGACAGCGTCTATGCGAAAGGCCCCGAGCGTCTGTTCGTACTCGTGCAGAGACTGTTCCCGCAGCTCGTTGATCGCTCGCTCGAGGCACAGATGGCGGACACGCGCGTGCGTGCATTCTTAATGAGCCAGAACGCATCCCCTACGACGCTTGAAGTCGGATTGCGGAGCAGTGGCAGCACATGA
- a CDS encoding tetratricopeptide repeat protein, translating into MKLANNRLTIAAAAITAVIASGFVSHAKAAPAAKSHFDEDVLSVANDWARVKYLSKSNDERQRNMDAVGAKADELAQRYPDQPEALIWDGIVTSERASLTWGIGALNLASKARDVLLKAESLNPKAADAGAPTSLGVLYYRVPGFPFGWGDKDKARAYLEEAVKNAPNGRDAHYFYADFLYEQGEYKAAEYELKQGLSSPAHPERPIWNTYFPKVMQGLLAKVQEKERS; encoded by the coding sequence ATGAAACTGGCTAACAATCGCCTCACAATCGCTGCCGCTGCCATCACCGCAGTGATCGCCAGCGGATTCGTATCGCATGCCAAGGCCGCTCCAGCTGCAAAAAGTCACTTCGACGAGGACGTTCTAAGCGTTGCCAATGACTGGGCACGCGTCAAATATTTGAGCAAATCGAATGACGAGCGCCAGCGGAATATGGATGCGGTTGGAGCTAAGGCCGATGAGCTCGCGCAGCGGTATCCCGATCAGCCAGAGGCCTTGATTTGGGACGGCATCGTTACCAGCGAACGCGCTTCGCTCACGTGGGGGATCGGCGCTCTCAACCTCGCCTCGAAGGCGCGCGACGTGCTTCTTAAAGCTGAAAGCTTGAATCCCAAGGCCGCCGACGCCGGTGCACCCACCAGCCTCGGCGTCCTCTATTATCGCGTGCCCGGTTTTCCCTTCGGTTGGGGCGACAAAGACAAGGCCCGCGCTTATCTGGAGGAAGCGGTCAAGAACGCCCCAAACGGGAGAGACGCCCACTATTTCTATGCTGACTTCCTGTACGAGCAGGGAGAATACAAGGCAGCTGAGTATGAGCTGAAACAAGGGCTGTCATCTCCGGCGCATCCGGAGCGGCCCATCTGGAACACGTATTTCCCGAAGGTAATGCAAGGCCTCCTCGCCAAAGTGCAGGAAAAAGAACGCTCGTGA
- a CDS encoding class I SAM-dependent methyltransferase, which produces MHMVSIWAGLGKQLRTPSGRYGRFAGRLMALINGAPYRCAIAALDVQPHDTVLELGFGPGRGIVSLARQAMRGKVLGIDHSPEMLDIAKRANRQEISHGRVHLRLGHFDDLPYADDSISKVIAINVAYFFGIEGKEIAEIYRVLQPKGRVVIYVTDRATMRKWKFSGSDTHRLYDAADLNRTLRQGGFDDQDIFIEMIRLPFGMRGLVAAAVKN; this is translated from the coding sequence ATGCACATGGTCTCGATCTGGGCCGGCCTCGGCAAGCAACTGCGCACGCCTAGCGGGCGCTACGGCCGGTTTGCTGGTCGGCTAATGGCACTCATTAATGGCGCACCATACAGGTGCGCCATTGCTGCGCTCGACGTTCAGCCCCACGATACGGTGTTGGAACTTGGTTTTGGCCCGGGCCGAGGCATCGTCAGCCTGGCACGACAAGCCATGCGGGGAAAAGTGCTCGGAATCGATCATTCGCCCGAGATGCTCGACATCGCCAAGCGCGCCAACCGTCAAGAAATTTCCCACGGCCGAGTGCATCTACGTCTCGGTCATTTTGACGATCTTCCTTATGCTGATGACAGCATCAGTAAGGTGATCGCGATCAACGTCGCCTATTTCTTCGGCATTGAGGGCAAGGAGATTGCCGAGATCTATCGGGTGTTGCAGCCCAAAGGACGCGTCGTGATCTACGTCACTGACCGCGCAACTATGCGCAAGTGGAAGTTCTCGGGCTCTGACACCCACAGGCTCTATGACGCCGCCGACCTAAACCGCACCCTTCGCCAGGGCGGCTTCGACGACCAGGACATCTTCATCGAAATGATCAGGCTGCCCTTTGGCATGCGGGGCTTGGTAGCGGCGGCGGTCAAGAACTGA